TGTGCTTTGGGATCGTATTCGTTTTGTGCCACGCACGTCATCTGCAGGCATCACAAATGATGCCGTCATCCCGCCCGCATCAACGAGACGCTGCTCCACGCTATCCTTTTGAATTTCATCAGCAGGGGTAAGCTCAACCGAAAAGCCTAGCTGGCTTTCAGGCGATGGATATTGCATCTCCGGAACGGTGGCCCCCAAATGGGTTAATCCAATGGCATGGTAGCCATGCCGATGCGCAAGGTGCTGCCCCATGGGAACGGCCGTTAGTTCACCGGAAAAGGAAAGCACTGTTTTCTGGATGTGGTTGTTATGCGCCAGTAAAAGGATCTTCAAATTCGGGTCCTCCCGGAGACGCTTGTCAACGACGCCCGCCATGAATGATTCGCGAACGGACGTATCGCCCTGAAGAGAAGTGCCGTCAAAGAGTGTCTTCATAACCCGCAGGGTTTCCAATGTATGTTCAACCGACAATACACGATCGGATGCTTTTTGAAAGAACTCATTCGCGTGAAGCTTGGTAAGAATCGGGGCCAAGCCCATCAATCGTAATTTTAACCGCATGATCCCAGAGAGTGCCTTGTCTCGCAAAGTTGGGTCCAGTTTCCCCCATTGCGTTGATGAGACCACGGCGGATTCCCCGGAGATAGATGCCAGGGATTGTCTTAACGCGTCCACTTCCGGTTTTACGATGGGATCAAGGATCTCAATATCCGTGGACAATTGCTCCAGATCGTCGCGTGGGTTCAAAGTGTTGGGCAAATCGATGCCAATCACTACCAGTTTTCTTCCGGTTTCCCGGAGATAGGATTTTAGCCAGATCAGCACCGACCCATACAAAGCAAAGGTCAATGGATTCACAATATTTTTCAGATTATCAGTATCCGTTGCGGAATTGAGCCATTCCGAAATTCTCTGGCCCTGAATCGCCCCGCACTCCAGGCCAATTGAGTTAAATCGGTGCCTCTCTACGAAATAGCGGATGAGGCGGGCTCTAGCCAGGGAGAACTCTGAAACAAAGTGAGCTCCTTCGCCTATACCAATGATTTTGGAGCATTTCCCTATGGAAGCGAGACTTTCAAGTTCTCTGAAGGTCTGCTTCCAGGGCTGCAAAAGTGTTCCGGCCGGCCTGTATTCCATATCAATTCCTTTTTATAACCCTTAACATGACATGCGGCGTCTTATCGCCCGGTCATTGTTGAAGGACCGGTTTTTTTAATCATTCAGGTAATACGGGCATAAATGCTCTCAGCAAAAATGCACCGATAGCTAAAAGCGCCATCATGATGTAGGTGGCCTGCCTTGGTTTCTGTGTTTTTCGGTCAATTAAAAAGACTTTCAAGTAAGACACCACAACAGTAGCGAGTAATATCCAAAATATCTCAATGATGTTCGAGAGACTCTGAGCACCATATCCTATTCCAGTCAATCCTATCCATAGCACAATCGCGGGTAGAGACGCAATAAGGAACCATTTGGATTCATCACCCTTTCGACGCGATACCAGATAAGCGGGAGCACATAGAATCGCTACTATAAGTATCAGAGCCGGAAATAAAATTGTCATTCAATCCTCCTTGGCTGTATACGCGCACGAAAACCGGTTTATAAACTTTTCGATAAATCCGACTTAATGAAAATATTCGCCGATTGGCTTTATAACTGATTTTCTACTTCTACAGACAATTTCAATCCAACACTATGCAGGACAGAATTCAAGCTTTTCAATTTAGGATTACCTTGTGTTGAAAGGATACGATAAAGATTTTCTCTATTAAGTTTTGTTTTGCGTGCTATTTCAGAAATACCCTTTGCATCTGCAATATCTTTCAAGGCCATTAAAAAAACTTCTTGAGAACCATCTTTCAATGCAGCGTTCAAATATTCCGCAGCTTCGACAGGATCAAGAAGATCTTTTTTGAGATTATCTTCATATTTTACTGTTAATTTTTTCATTCCATTCTCGTTTCAAAATCTACCCAGTATGTTTGAGCTAACTGAATATCTTTTGATTGCGTTTTTTAGAGCCACCACAAAGTAAAATCACGATGCGTATCTCGGTTTTTCCATAATAAACCCTATAGCCTGGACCATAATCGATTCGCAATTCATTCACACCTTTTCCAACAGGCTTACCACCAAAATTACCAAGCCTTATACCATTCAACCGGACCCTAATTCTTGCACGTACAGTAAGATATTTAAGTGAACTTAGCCACTTATGGAAGGGGTTTTTCCATCTTCTGTTATATATTTAAGAAGTTATATTGTGTAATCACTCGTAGTTGCATTGTAGTTTAAAAGCTACTAAAGTCAAGTTTTATTTTTTTGGGCATCAAGGTAACGCCTGCATAACCAGACGTGCGGGACGCACTGTCTGGTTTATGCAGATGTTAGAAAAATATTAATTGTCAATAAGATACTCAGACGCGTATGGATATTTTGCAAAAGCGTTTTTGTGTCGTTTAAATCCCTGCTTTTTATATACATCCTCAGCTTCAAATGAAGATGTAAGATATATACAAAGGTTCTGTTTATCACGAAGCAACTCTTTGAAGATCTCTGTTGCTATTCCCTGTCTCCGATATTTTGGGAAAACACCAACATCAAATACTGTTCCGTAGCATACACCATCGCTAAGAAGCCGACCTCCACCGATAAGTTCCGAACCATTCCATGCAGTCACCACTTTGGAACTAGCCAAAAAAGCAGCCTGAATTGCAGCATAGTCTCTCTTTTTACCAAATTGCCCAACAAGACCAACATCTTCATACAGGTTACATAACTGATCCCAGTCAATATGTTCAGTGCCCGTTTTGTATTCTATTATCATTATAGTCCTCTTTCTAACGTTTTGCTCAGGGGCAGCGTGGTTTTTACACTGTCACCTGCCGCAGATAAAAGCATTTTCGCCTGCTATTTACCGACCGTTTAATTTTCGATAACCAGTTATTTTTATATTCGTAAATTTTGCCACTGTTGGCTGTTTTTGTAAATAGGATTTTTTCACCCGGTTTTAATTTGGATATAGCCTTTGTGTGCACATAGCGTCCCCTTTTAGGGGCTGATAGCTTTACCCATGATGATGAAGGGCAGTTGTCAGCAAAAAACAGCACCTCATACACCTTTGATTATGAGCACAGGCTTAAGACCATAGGGAGCACAATACAGTATTTTTATGATGGCATGGGAAAAAGGGTAAGGGCTGTAAGGAGTGGTGTTACTACAAAGTATATCTATGATGCCAGAGGCAACCTGCTTGCAGAGGCTGATTCAAACAATGTTATCCAGAGGTATTATATATATGGAAATGGTCTTATGGCGAAGGTGACAGCGTCAGAGAATACCTACTGTTACCATTATAATGCGACAGGAAGCACCATAGCCATCACTGATTCCAGTCAGAGCATAGTAAATAAATATGCCTATACTCCATTTGGGGAAATAGGAAATGAGGTGGAAGCCCTTGCCCAACCATTCAAGTATATCGGGCAGTATGGGGTTATGTCAGAATCCAATGGCCTCTACTATATGAGGGCGCGGTATTATGACCCAACTTTGGGAAGATTTATATCGGAAGATCCTTTGGGATTTGGGGCTGGGGATGTCAATTTGTATGTGTATGTGAACAATAATCCGGTATTGTTGATTGATCCGTCGGGCTCTGCTGGGTTTGCATTAGATTTTGGTGGGGCATATGGCTCTGGTTGGGGCACTAGTAATTATTCTACAGGTGGAGGTGCAGGTTCTGGAATTTTTGTTGGGGTTAGGCCAGACAGCATGGGACATGCTCAGCTAGGAGGGTTTATCTGCCAATCATACACTGATACAATCCCTGGAGCAAAAGTAGGATTAGGCGTTAATTTGACATATTATAAAGGAGATTCAAGAGATTTCCTTTCAGGCGTATCAAATTATACTTCATTAACTTTTGCAGGAGTTTCTGTGACAAAATATTCGGATCAAAAAACTGAAGAAACTACAGGATGGACAGTAAGTCTATTTGGTAAAGGAATTGGTTTTACTGGGTTTAAAGAGGGGACTACTCAATCATGGTCGGGAGCTTTGCAAAAATAATATTTGGGCATTTAATAGTTAAGGAGCAAAATGAATGGTGAGGTATACCTTCCATATGCCATGGAAAGAAAATATATAAATGCAGCAAAGGAATGGGGATGGCAGTATGTTTTTCCTGCTGCCAAAATATCTACAGATCCTCGTGGTGGTAAACAAAGACGCCATCATCTTGATGAAAGTGTCATTAGAAAGACTGTAAGATCAGCGGCTCAAAAGGCCGGCATTCATAAATTGATAGGTCCGCATACATTCAGCCATTCTTTTGCAACACATCTGCTTGAGAATGGTTATGATATACGCACTGTTCAGGAGTTGCTCGGGCATAAGGATGTATCCACCACCATGATTTATACCCATGTTATGAAAAAGGGGGGGGATTGGGGGTAAAGAGCCCGCTGGATGGGAGGTAACTAAAAGGCACAAGGCTCAAGGTGCAGGGCGCAGGGCGCAGG
This genomic stretch from Desulfatiglans sp. harbors:
- a CDS encoding putative addiction module antidote protein; translated protein: MKKLTVKYEDNLKKDLLDPVEAAEYLNAALKDGSQEVFLMALKDIADAKGISEIARKTKLNRENLYRILSTQGNPKLKSLNSVLHSVGLKLSVEVENQL
- a CDS encoding erythromycin esterase family protein, which codes for MEYRPAGTLLQPWKQTFRELESLASIGKCSKIIGIGEGAHFVSEFSLARARLIRYFVERHRFNSIGLECGAIQGQRISEWLNSATDTDNLKNIVNPLTFALYGSVLIWLKSYLRETGRKLVVIGIDLPNTLNPRDDLEQLSTDIEILDPIVKPEVDALRQSLASISGESAVVSSTQWGKLDPTLRDKALSGIMRLKLRLMGLAPILTKLHANEFFQKASDRVLSVEHTLETLRVMKTLFDGTSLQGDTSVRESFMAGVVDKRLREDPNLKILLLAHNNHIQKTVLSFSGELTAVPMGQHLAHRHGYHAIGLTHLGATVPEMQYPSPESQLGFSVELTPADEIQKDSVEQRLVDAGGMTASFVMPADDVRGTKRIRSQSTSVETNVNEAFDAIVCIPVANKDKLVEL
- a CDS encoding RHS repeat-associated core domain-containing protein; protein product: MSAKNSTSYTFDYEHRLKTIGSTIQYFYDGMGKRVRAVRSGVTTKYIYDARGNLLAEADSNNVIQRYYIYGNGLMAKVTASENTYCYHYNATGSTIAITDSSQSIVNKYAYTPFGEIGNEVEALAQPFKYIGQYGVMSESNGLYYMRARYYDPTLGRFISEDPLGFGAGDVNLYVYVNNNPVLLIDPSGSAGFALDFGGAYGSGWGTSNYSTGGGAGSGIFVGVRPDSMGHAQLGGFICQSYTDTIPGAKVGLGVNLTYYKGDSRDFLSGVSNYTSLTFAGVSVTKYSDQKTEETTGWTVSLFGKGIGFTGFKEGTTQSWSGALQK
- a CDS encoding GNAT family N-acetyltransferase, with translation MIEYKTGTEHIDWDQLCNLYEDVGLVGQFGKKRDYAAIQAAFLASSKVVTAWNGSELIGGGRLLSDGVCYGTVFDVGVFPKYRRQGIATEIFKELLRDKQNLCIYLTSSFEAEDVYKKQGFKRHKNAFAKYPYASEYLIDN